Proteins encoded by one window of Pecten maximus chromosome 15, xPecMax1.1, whole genome shotgun sequence:
- the LOC117343158 gene encoding male-specific lethal 1 homolog, with protein MMRSDTNVETRTRSDGRQSLSRRRLTRVTHSGENGAFENDLALAMQESLRYAKQEEANKKRLQEESLIERNGLDVQNKVGEVTMSGRACMESPKGPKQLKELLLLHVDLVQHQQELLSQKDKEIKQLQEERTALTCRLERMERRMSLLKQKDDLSEMQNKSLGSPNSCVQSASKATQEQSSTVDRGTKRKSSGLEPQNLTKRFAAEAQKPLASSTPSHRTERHQRYRNRSATVSSTVSSTPSIEPVTSNIASPRKNQRSAKNIRDSPDNSVLRTSDPYYVSYYEPPNSEDIDLESRGDIVQGTQKELQVELPQWQNRTYTNLWVLEGTENLEDEVFLKRHQKPEIEEKRRKRWDLQRIREQKIYEKLKEKERGEVCNKDEGQQSNSLESFYPSLDTITHIEVTNKIPVMVFGHPVPSLDKTEFSLPWELETSVQAHPSRCSRNSRHT; from the exons atgatGAGATCGGACACGAACGTTGAAACACGAACGCGATCAGATGGCAGACAATCTTTGTCAAGACGACGATTGACGAGAGTTACACACAGCGGCGAAAACGGGGCTTTTGAAAACGACCTTGCTCTGGCGATGCAAGAGAGTTTGAGATACGCAAAACAAGAAGAAGCAAACAAAAAAAGATTACAGGAAGAAAGTCTTATTGAAAGAAACGGATTAGATGTCCAAAACAAAGTCGGAGAAGTTACGATGAGTGGTAGAGCTTGTATGGAGTCCCCTAAAGGGCCTAAACAACTGAAGGAACTTTTGTTGCTACATGTCGATCTAGTTCAACATCAACAAGAACTTCTATCGCAGAAAGACAAAGAAATAAAACAGTTGCAAGAAGAAAGAACAGCA TTAACATGTCGTCTAGAACGGATGGAAAGGCGAATGTCACTATTAAAACAAAAAGATGACTTATCAGAAATGCAAAATAAGTCACTTGGTAGTCCAAACTCCTGTGTTCAGTCTGCATCCAAGGCCACACAAGAGCAATCATCAACAGTAGACCGGGGAACAAAGCG GAAATCATCTGGCTTGGAGCCTCAGAATCTCACAAAAAGGTTTGCAGCAGAAGCCCAAAAACCACTTGCCTCATCAACTCCAAGTCATCGCACAGAGAGACACCAACGATACAGGAACAGGTCAGCGACTGTATCTTCAACTGTATCATCCACTCCCAGCATTGAGCCTGTGACCTCCAACATTGCTAGTCCTCGCAAAAACCAACGTTCTGCCAAGAATATTCGTGACAGTCCAGACAATTCTGTATTGCGCACGAGTGATCCTTATTATGTTTCATACTATGAACCCCCAAACTCTGAAGACATTGACCTGGAATCTCGAGGCGACATCGTCCAGGGAACACAAAAGGAGTTACAAG TTGAATTACCACAGTGGCAAAACAGAACCTACACCAATCTTTGGGTGCTGGAGGGGACAGAG AATCTCGAAGATGAAGTATTTCTTAAACGACATCAAAAGCCTGAAATAGAAGAGAAACGAAGAAAAAG aTGGGATCTACAACGAATTAGAGAGCAAAAGATATATGAAAAACTGAAAGAAAAGGAGAGAGGAGAGGTGTGCAACAAAGATGAAGGACAGCAATCTAATTCACTAGAATCTTTCTATCCAAGTTTAGATACAA TTACACATATAGAGGTGACTAACAAAATCCCTGTGATGGTGTTTGGACATCCTGTACCAAGTTTAGACAAGAC gGAATTTTCTTTACCTTGGGAACTTGAAACAAGTGTACAAGCCCATCCATCTCGATGTAGTCGGAACAGCCGCCATACATAG